The genomic segment CAGCCTAGCCGAGGATCACGCAGAACCGCCGTAACCTCGCAGGCGACGTTAATCGAAAATGGCGGCAAATTTCCATTGTTGCGCAACTTAGGTACATATGGGCTTTGGTCTCGTGATGTTCGAATCCCAGTCGCATTGATTATGTGGGAGAGGAATGATGGactggtggttcacgtaacggcTGGTCGAATGGTCGAAGTTTGAGGAATCTTGGAATTTTAGATTTGAATGGGGGATTCCCCTGTGAACAACAGCGTCACCAATATATAGTTAATCTAATATTTCCATTCggaacatttttcaaatcatgAACACCCATTAAATCTAGAAAGTTTAGGGAATGGATTGAATGAAGTTAGATTGAAAATATGTCGGCTTTGTTGCTTAATTTTTAAGTGGGCCAATTTGGAGCAGACTATGATCGCACTGAACAAAACTCAGCGCTATAAGCAGCCACTAAAGAACTGGTTCAAAATGAACActtacagcaggggtcggcaaccttttgtcgcacgcgggccaaaattaaaggttgcaagtcattggcgggccgcacatatttttagaatgttaaaaatcgaatggatgaccgatgaatctcattttatcacacagatcagaagttaaattttaagcagggCGCGAGGACTGAacattataggctcattaaacgagtttATAATGACAATCGTAAGAAATGTGATTATACACATAAGAATTCATACAAGTGAGAGATTCTTAACAATAGATAAGGGGTCGCGAAAGACTGTGACagtcatttaaaattttgaaggctTATATACCCTTAGGTCACACTTCATTTTCGATCATTtattatatgattatatttattatattcgcTGTTTGATTAAGATTTAAAACTAGAGTTAATCTAATATAGATAATATAATACATCCTGCTCTAACAACACCAtgagtgaaaacaaaaaaggaaatCATGAAAAGAAGCAATCTTCAAAGAGGAATAGTCCAACTGAACAAGCAAAAACGGCAATTGTAAGCATGTCAGATTCGTCACCATCGACATCCAAGGGGTTAATCGACTCAAGCTCACTTCTGCCTGTACTCCATTCCTCAATATTCAATGCAATCAAAGTGCAGCTGCCTACTATGATAGAGCAATTCCTTAATGACAAATTTGATCTCTCAAACCAATCAACACCTGGTGATGGTAATATTTCCTATATACAGGAGTCACTTATGTCAGTCGAGGCTTCTCTCCAAAAAATCTTTGGAAAACTTGAATCTGTTGCTGAAATACAGAATGACATATCtgaaatcaaaaaaattcagGAATTCCAGTCAAACAAATTTGACTCAATTTTAGAAAGTCTTGATAAATTAAAAGATTCTACATCCTCTAATCAAAAACGGATAAAAAGCCTGGAAGAGCGTATTGATGAGCTTGAGGACGACCTGCAGTATTATGCGGAACGCCAGCATGATCAAGAAAGGCGCTCTAGACTCCAAAATCTGGAATTCCATGGAGTCCCTGTTACAACAAAAGAAAACACTGATGCAGTAATCACAAGAATTTGCTCTTTTATTCAAGTTGACATTAAAGAAACAGATATAGTTAATTCACACAGGCTCAACACAAGATACAAAAACCAATCGACTCAGCCAAACACAAAAACTGAAAGACCACCCCCTTTaataatcaaattttctaaCAGAAGGGTTATCAgccaaataatgaaaaatagaaGAAACTTGAAGCTTATTCCAAAAGACTCTGGATACCCTACCAACATGTTTATAGTAGAAAATTTAACGGATTACACAAGAGATCTATTGTATCAAGCGAGAGAAAAGAAAAACGAATGTGGCTACTCAAGCATTTGGACATCGAGTGGGAGGATCCTAGTCAAGAAAAATGACTTTTTCAGACCAATACTCATCAAGAATGAAGGTGACCTGAATTTAATTAAATAGAGTCAcacctaattttttttattgaaactcTTATTATAATGTCATGGGGCAACCAATGTACCATATGTAATAGACTTTGTAGAGCAAATGAATCTTATTTTTGCTGTGCCTTCTGTTTGAAACCTTTTCATAATGATTGTGCAACCTCTGAAGGGAATATATATTGCATCTCGAATACCTGTCCATCTTGTACTCGAACTCAATTGTCAATGCAACATTCAAATGAGGCTTTGTTTTCCAATTCAATTGGCTCTCAACAACCATGTCTAGAAAATGACcccatattatttaatttcaactcCATGACAAACTTCTCATGTGATACTCTTGAAATAGAAGAAATATCGACTATTTCCAATCCTAGTAATCTCTCTATTTTCCATATGAATATTCGGTCAATCCAGAGAAATTTCGATTATTTGATAAATCTTCTGTCTGAATTCCAACACCCACCTCATATCATTGGAATCAGTGAGACCAAGTTGAAACACAACCCCTTGGCAAAAATCAacattcaatcaatcaatcaattttattcggtcactctgatacaaacaaaacacaaaacaacaacaaagggacaaacaaaatacagaggacctggaggacgggcataacttaataaaaaagttaaatacgtacaagtacgtgcccgtccccccaaaaacaggcaaaacacaataaaacaaaaacacgatgtgacatcgggcaatatcttataaattcaaattaaaatgtgagacgtgtatgtg from the Styela clava chromosome 5, kaStyClav1.hap1.2, whole genome shotgun sequence genome contains:
- the LOC144422812 gene encoding uncharacterized protein LOC144422812 → MSENKKGNHEKKQSSKRNSPTEQAKTAIVSMSDSSPSTSKGLIDSSSLLPVLHSSIFNAIKVQLPTMIEQFLNDKFDLSNQSTPGDGNISYIQESLMSVEASLQKIFGKLESVAEIQNDISEIKKIQEFQSNKFDSILESLDKLKDSTSSNQKRIKSLEERIDELEDDLQYYAERQHDQERRSRLQNLEFHGVPVTTKENTDAVITRICSFIQVDIKETDIVNSHRLNTRYKNQSTQPNTKTERPPPLIIKFSNRRVISQIMKNRRNLKLIPKDSGYPTNMFIVENLTDYTRDLLYQAREKKNECGYSSIWTSSGRILVKKNDFFRPILIKNEGDLNLIK